The Sphingobacteriales bacterium nucleotide sequence AACAAAATGATTTATTTATTGCAATCAAAGGTACAACAATAGATAGCCATCAATTTATTGATGATGCAATTGCCAAAGGCGCAACAGCAATTGTATGTGAAGTTATTCCAGCACAACTAAATTTAGATATCACATATGTTTTAGTAGAAAACACTAGAAAGTCAGTAGCACAATTAGCAAATACATTTTATGGACAACCTTCATCAAAATTAAAATTAGTTGGCGTTACAGGCACCAATGGTAAAACAACAACAGCTACCTTACTTTTCCAATTGTATAAAAACTTAGGCTACAAAGTAGGTTTGTTATCTACCATAGAAAACAAAATTAACGATGCAATTATACCATCAACACACACTACGCCAAATGCAATAGAACTAAATAGATTATTGTCTGAGATGGTAGAACATGGTTGTGAGTATGTTTTTATGGAAGTAAGTTCACATGCTATTCATCAAGATAGAATAGAAGGCTTAGTATTTGCTGGAGCTATTTTCACAAACATCACACACGATCATTTAGATTACCACGAAACTTTCGATGAATACATCAAAGCAAAAAAGAAATTTTTTGACAATCTTCAACCAACAGCATTTGCATTAACCAACATAGATGATAGAAGAGGCACAGTAATGTTGCAAAATACTAAAGCAAAAACATATACTTATGCCATAAAATCAATTGCTGATTTTAATCTAAAAATAATTGAGAATACTTTCACAGGTTTAGTATTACAATACCAACAATTTGAAGTACATACACAACTTACAGGAAGATTCAATGCATATAATTTATTAGCAGTATTGTCGTGCAGTATTTTATTAGGCAATGATGTTCAAGAAACATTAAAACAAATTTCATTACTAAAAACAGCAGAAGGTAGATTTGAAATAGTAAAATCAAAAAATAATATCGTTGGAATTGTAGACTATGCACACACACCAGATGCGCTAAAAAATGTTTTAGACACCATTAATGCAATTCGCACAGGCAATGAAAGTTTAATAACAATAATTGGTTGTGGAGGAAATAGAGACAAAACAAAACGACCAGAGATGGCACACATTGCATCAGAACTAAGTAGCAAGACAATACTTACTTCTGATAATCCAAGAAATGAAGATCCAAATATTATTCTTGATGAAATGCGAGTAGGTGTGCCACCACACAATTTCAATAAAGTAAGTATTGTAGTAGATAGAGAAGAAGCAATAGTTAAAGCGTTCAATACGGCACAACCTAATGATATTATTCTATTAGCAGGTAAAGGACATGAAAAATATCAAGAAATAAAGGGCATAAAGCACCCATTTGATGATAAAGAGATTTTAAATAAAATACTGAACAATAATTAATGTACTATGTTATACCACTTTTTTAAATATTTAGAAGATAATTATGATTTTTTTGGAGCAGGTTTGTTTCAATATATTTCATTCAGAGCTTCTATGTCTATCATCCTATCATTAATTATATCAATGATTATTGGCAGAAGCATTATAAAGAGATTGCAAATTATGCAAATTGGCGAAAGTGTTAGAGATTTAGGATTAGAAGGTCAGATACAAAAGAAAGGCACACCAACAATGGGTGGCGTTATCATTATTGCATCAATTATAATTCCTACATTACTTTTTGCACGTTTAGATAATATCTATGTTATTCTTCTCATACTAGCTACACTTTGGATGGGCGCAATTGGATTTATAGATGATTATATCAAAGTATTCAAAAGAGATAAAGAAGGATTAAGAGGGAAATTCAAAATTCTAGCGCAAGTCGTATTAGGTTTGATAGTAGGATGTGTTTTGTATTTCCACCAAGGCGTAAAAGTTAGAGATTACAACAATGTTTTTGTTTACGATTACAATAATGGAAATATAGAATGGAATAACCCAAAACAAACAATACCAACAGCAGATGTAATGTATGAAAATATCGGAACTAGAGTAGGAGATGATTTTTTATCACACGAAACAAAAGCATTAAAAACAAATGTTCCATTTCTAAAAGATAATTTATTAGACTATGCAGTTATTCTAAAACCATTTACAGATGATTATCAAAAATGGGCTTGGCTAATTTTTATTCCAATTGTAATTTTTATTATCACAGCAGTATCAAACGCAGCCAATCTTACAGATGGAATAGATGGTTTAGCATCAGGTGTTTCAGCTATAGTATTAGTTACCTTAGCCATATTTGCCTATGTTTCTGGTAATATAAAATTCGCAGATTATTTAAATGTATTATACATACCAAATTCAGGAGAAATTGTAATAGTTAGTGCAGCACTAATTGGTGCATGCATAGGTTTTCTATGGTACAATGCATATCCAGCTCAAGTTTTTATGGGCGATACAGGTTCATTAATGCTAGGTGGCGTTATTGCAACAATTGCAATCATTGTTAGAAAAGAATTATTAATACCAATTCTTTGTGGAGTATTCTTAGCAGAAAATCTATCAGTGATGATACAAGTAGCATACTTTAAATACACTAAAAAAAGATTTGGCGAAGGTAGAAGAATATTTAAAATGTCGCCATTGCACCATCATTATCAAAAATTAGGATACCATGAGTCTAAAATTGTAATGCGATTTTTTATTGTAAGTATTCTATTAGCAGTTGTAACATTTGTAACATTAAAATTAAGATAAAACTAAATATAAATAATTGAAATACGATATTGTCATATTAGGAAGTGGAGAAAGTGGAGTAGGTGCAGCCATCTTAGCACAATATAAAGGCATGCAGCCATTCATCTCAGATTTTGGTACTATCAAAGAAAAGTACAAAGAGGAATTAATTGCTCTAAATATTGCATTCGAAGAAAATCAACATACCGAAGAAATTATTCTAAATGCAAATCTGATTATAAAAAGTCCAGGCATACCAAACAAAGCACCAATCATAAAGAAGATAAAAGAGAAAAATATTCCAATTATCTCAGAAATAGAATTTGGATTTCAACATACAAACGCTACAATAATTGCAATTACTGGAGCAAATGGAAAAACCACCACCACAAGTTTATGCTACCATATTCTAAAAAATGCAGGTATTGATGTTGGCTTAGGCGGAAATATTGGTGAGAGTTTTGCAAAACAAGTTGCGCTGAATGATAAACCATATTATGTGTTAGAAGTTTCTTCATTTCAATTAGATGACTGTGTAACATTCAAACCACATATTGCAATACTAACCAACATTACAGAAGACCATTTAGATAGATACGATTATAAGTTCGAGAATTACATTGACTCAAAATTCTCAATTGCAAAAAACCAAACAACCGAAGACTTTTTTATCTATTGTTTGGATGATGAAGTATCAAATAAATACCTAGATAAATATAATATACAAGCTACCAAAATTCCTTTTTCATACAATGAAGAATTAGAATTCGGTGGATATCAAAAAGAAAATCAAATAATTATTCAAATAAATAAAAACGAATTTACCATGCCAATTAACGAAATCGCAATTCAAGGTATACACAATACCTACAACTCATTAGCTGCAGGAATTGCTGCTAAATTAGTAAATGTTAGAAACGAAAAAATTAGAGAAAGTCTACACGATTTTAAAAACCTAGAACATCGCTTAGAATTTGTGGCTACAAAAAATGGCGTAGATTTTATCAATGATTCAAAAGCAACAAATGTAAATTCTACGTGGTATGCATTAGAATCTATGCTAAAACCAACTATTCTTATTCTTGGTGGTGTAGACAAAGGAAATGATTATACATTAATCAAAGATTTAGTCAAAAACAAAGTAAAAGCAATCATTTGCCTTGGTGTAGATAATGAAAAATTGCATCATGCTTTTTCTAATGATGTAGGCTATATAGTAGATTCTAGAAGTATGGAAGAAGCAGTACTATTAGCAAACAACATTGCAGAAAAAGACGAAGTTGTCCTATTGTCACCATCATGTGCAAGTTTCGATTTATTTAGAGATTATGAAGATAGAGGAAGACAATTTAAAAGAGCAGTACACAATTTATAATTAAGAACTTATACAACATTCAATAGAAGATTCGTGTTAAACAATATTGCAAAAAATATAAGAGGAGACAAATACATTTGGTATATCATTACCATACTGAGTTTTATTTCTCTTTTATTAGTATATAGTTCTACACGAACACTGGCTTATAAAAGTAGTCATGGAATTACAGAATATTTTCTATTACGACATGGTTTTTTCTTAGCTGTTGGCATGTGGCTAATTTATATCATTCATCGTATAGATCATGTCTATTTTTCTAGATTGGCACAGTTATTATTACTTATTTCCATACCATTGCTTATTTATACTATGCTCTTCGGAGAAGAAAGAAATGAAGCATCAAGATGGGTAAGAGTACCAATAATTGGACTTACTTTCCAATCTTCAGATTTTGCAAAACTAGCATTGATAATGTACACATCAAGAACATTGTCAAAGAAGCAAGGTGTAATCAAAGATTTCAAAGAAGTAACATTATATATCATGATTCCAATTGTTGGAATTTGTGGATTAATTATGTTAGATAATTTTTCTACAGCAGCAATTCTTTTTGCTACATCTGTAGTTATTTTATTTATAGGAAGAGTTTCTACAAAATACATACTAAGTATTGTTGTAGCTGGAATAACAGCAGCATCATTGCTATTTGCATTTTCATGGTTTTTTATAGAAGGACATGGTAGAGCTGACATGTGGCTGAATAGAGTCGAATCTTGGATGAATCCAGATTATGATGCTGATGATTTCTATCAACAGAAACAAGCATTTATTGCAATGGCAAAAGGTGGATTGATTAGAATTGCACCAGGGAAAAGCACTCAATGCAATTTCTTGCCAGATGCATATTCAGATTTTATCTTTTCTACTTTAATAGAAGAATACGGACTTTTTGGAGCAGTAATTACATTGATGCTGTATCTCTTTTTTCTGTATAGAATTATTGTAATTGTAAGAAAAAGTAATAGAGCTTTTGGTGCATTAATGGCAGTTGGTCTTGGTGTTAGTATCACACTTCAAGCAGTATTGCACATGGGTGTTAATGTACATTTATTACCAAATACAGGTATCACATTACCATTTATAAGTTGGGGCGGAACAAGTATATTATTTAATGCAGTTGCAATTGGAATTATTTTAAGCATAAGCAATTATGTAGAAGAGAAGAGTACATCAGAGCAAGAAAATAAAGCACCAACAAAAAAATCAAAAAAGAAAATAGTAGACGAAATACATGGTTAGTCTAATGAATGAAAAATAATAAAGATGAATAGTAATAAACAGACATATATAATTGCAGGTGGCGGAACTGGCGGACATATTTTTCCAGCTATTGCCATTGCTGATGCTATTAAGCAACAGCAACCAGATGCACATATTTTGTTTGTTGGTGCAAAAGGTAGAATGGAAATGGAAAAAGTGCCGCAAGCAGGTTATCCTATTGTTGGCTTAGAAGTAATAGGAATTCAAAGAAGTCTTACACCAAAAAATCTAAGCGTACCTTTTAAATTATTTAAAAGTTTATTTCAGGCATTTAAAATTATCAAAGCACAAAAGCCTAAAGCATGCATTGGTGTTGGAGGCTATGCATCTTTTCCAATACTGTTTGTTGCCATTTTATTGCGTATTCCAATCTATATTCAAGAACAAAATTCATACCCAGGAATTGCCAATAAAATATTATCAAAATTTGCAAAAAATATATTTGTTGCCTATGATAATCTAAGTCAATTCTTCAATCCTAATAAAATTATATTAACAGGAAATCCAGTTAGAAAAGACATTGCAAGCACACTTCCAGAAAAAATGAGCGCATTACAATTTTTTAGTTTAGAAGACAATAAACAAACAATATTGGTTGTTGGAGGAAGTTTAGGTGCAAGAACAATAAATCAAGCAGTAGAAAAAAATCTTTCATTAATTATCGAAAATAATTATCAATTGTTATGGCAAACAGGAAAAGGATATTATGATGATATTATTGAAAAGACAGAAAATGTAACAAACCAAAATATAAAAATTCATCAGTTTATTAAAGAAATGAATATGGCGTATGCATCAGCAGATGTAATAATTTCTAGAGCAGGAGCATTATCAATATCAGAATTGTGCATTATTGGTAAGCCATGTATTTTTATACCATCACCAAATGTTACAGAAGACCACCAAACAAAAAATGCAATGGCATTAGTAAATAAAAATGCAGCATTAATTATAAAAGACAGTGAAGCAAACGAAAAACTAGGTAATGTATTACTAGAATTATTGAACGATAAAATAAAACAAACAGAACTTAGTAACAACATCAAAGCATTAGCAAAAACTAATGCTGCGAACGAAATAGCAATTAAAATATTAAGCAATAACCAATAAGATATGCACAATACGAACATACAGATATCAAGTATAAAAAAAGTATATTTCTTAGGAATAGGAGGAATAGGTATGAGTGCATTAGCCAGATATTTTAATTTCCATGGCGTAATTGTAAAAGGATATGATAAAACAGCAACAGTATTAACACAGGAATTAGAAAAAGAAGGAATTGAAATTACATTCAATGATAGTGTTGATACATTAATGAAAGACGTAGATTTAGTAGTACTTACGCCAGCCATTCCAAAAGATAGTATTCAATTAGATTATTACAAACAAAGCAATATTCCATTGCTAAAACGTGCAGAAGTATTAGGATTAATAGCAAATAGTAGTTTTAATATTTCTATCGCTGGTTCTCACGGAAAA carries:
- a CDS encoding UDP-N-acetylmuramoyl-L-alanyl-D-glutamate--2,6-diaminopimelate ligase; amino-acid sequence: MKNLNKILSQVAYSKMIGSEDVIINNIKIDSKSIQQNDLFIAIKGTTIDSHQFIDDAIAKGATAIVCEVIPAQLNLDITYVLVENTRKSVAQLANTFYGQPSSKLKLVGVTGTNGKTTTATLLFQLYKNLGYKVGLLSTIENKINDAIIPSTHTTPNAIELNRLLSEMVEHGCEYVFMEVSSHAIHQDRIEGLVFAGAIFTNITHDHLDYHETFDEYIKAKKKFFDNLQPTAFALTNIDDRRGTVMLQNTKAKTYTYAIKSIADFNLKIIENTFTGLVLQYQQFEVHTQLTGRFNAYNLLAVLSCSILLGNDVQETLKQISLLKTAEGRFEIVKSKNNIVGIVDYAHTPDALKNVLDTINAIRTGNESLITIIGCGGNRDKTKRPEMAHIASELSSKTILTSDNPRNEDPNIILDEMRVGVPPHNFNKVSIVVDREEAIVKAFNTAQPNDIILLAGKGHEKYQEIKGIKHPFDDKEILNKILNNN
- a CDS encoding phospho-N-acetylmuramoyl-pentapeptide-transferase, whose product is MLYHFFKYLEDNYDFFGAGLFQYISFRASMSIILSLIISMIIGRSIIKRLQIMQIGESVRDLGLEGQIQKKGTPTMGGVIIIASIIIPTLLFARLDNIYVILLILATLWMGAIGFIDDYIKVFKRDKEGLRGKFKILAQVVLGLIVGCVLYFHQGVKVRDYNNVFVYDYNNGNIEWNNPKQTIPTADVMYENIGTRVGDDFLSHETKALKTNVPFLKDNLLDYAVILKPFTDDYQKWAWLIFIPIVIFIITAVSNAANLTDGIDGLASGVSAIVLVTLAIFAYVSGNIKFADYLNVLYIPNSGEIVIVSAALIGACIGFLWYNAYPAQVFMGDTGSLMLGGVIATIAIIVRKELLIPILCGVFLAENLSVMIQVAYFKYTKKRFGEGRRIFKMSPLHHHYQKLGYHESKIVMRFFIVSILLAVVTFVTLKLR
- the murD gene encoding UDP-N-acetylmuramoyl-L-alanine--D-glutamate ligase: MKYDIVILGSGESGVGAAILAQYKGMQPFISDFGTIKEKYKEELIALNIAFEENQHTEEIILNANLIIKSPGIPNKAPIIKKIKEKNIPIISEIEFGFQHTNATIIAITGANGKTTTTSLCYHILKNAGIDVGLGGNIGESFAKQVALNDKPYYVLEVSSFQLDDCVTFKPHIAILTNITEDHLDRYDYKFENYIDSKFSIAKNQTTEDFFIYCLDDEVSNKYLDKYNIQATKIPFSYNEELEFGGYQKENQIIIQINKNEFTMPINEIAIQGIHNTYNSLAAGIAAKLVNVRNEKIRESLHDFKNLEHRLEFVATKNGVDFINDSKATNVNSTWYALESMLKPTILILGGVDKGNDYTLIKDLVKNKVKAIICLGVDNEKLHHAFSNDVGYIVDSRSMEEAVLLANNIAEKDEVVLLSPSCASFDLFRDYEDRGRQFKRAVHNL
- a CDS encoding FtsW/RodA/SpoVE family cell cycle protein → MLNNIAKNIRGDKYIWYIITILSFISLLLVYSSTRTLAYKSSHGITEYFLLRHGFFLAVGMWLIYIIHRIDHVYFSRLAQLLLLISIPLLIYTMLFGEERNEASRWVRVPIIGLTFQSSDFAKLALIMYTSRTLSKKQGVIKDFKEVTLYIMIPIVGICGLIMLDNFSTAAILFATSVVILFIGRVSTKYILSIVVAGITAASLLFAFSWFFIEGHGRADMWLNRVESWMNPDYDADDFYQQKQAFIAMAKGGLIRIAPGKSTQCNFLPDAYSDFIFSTLIEEYGLFGAVITLMLYLFFLYRIIVIVRKSNRAFGALMAVGLGVSITLQAVLHMGVNVHLLPNTGITLPFISWGGTSILFNAVAIGIILSISNYVEEKSTSEQENKAPTKKSKKKIVDEIHG
- the murG gene encoding undecaprenyldiphospho-muramoylpentapeptide beta-N-acetylglucosaminyltransferase; translated protein: MNSNKQTYIIAGGGTGGHIFPAIAIADAIKQQQPDAHILFVGAKGRMEMEKVPQAGYPIVGLEVIGIQRSLTPKNLSVPFKLFKSLFQAFKIIKAQKPKACIGVGGYASFPILFVAILLRIPIYIQEQNSYPGIANKILSKFAKNIFVAYDNLSQFFNPNKIILTGNPVRKDIASTLPEKMSALQFFSLEDNKQTILVVGGSLGARTINQAVEKNLSLIIENNYQLLWQTGKGYYDDIIEKTENVTNQNIKIHQFIKEMNMAYASADVIISRAGALSISELCIIGKPCIFIPSPNVTEDHQTKNAMALVNKNAALIIKDSEANEKLGNVLLELLNDKIKQTELSNNIKALAKTNAANEIAIKILSNNQ